In Populus alba chromosome 1, ASM523922v2, whole genome shotgun sequence, a single window of DNA contains:
- the LOC118042878 gene encoding protein WVD2-like 7 isoform X1: MGDTTCVMQPFSYAAGISNDAKEGNPIHALGQSISFGRFMSDSLSWEKWSSFSHNRYVEEAEKFSRPGSVAQKKAFFEAHYRNLAARKAAALLEQANAEANNVEEPENEVGIPDKTTQDSLTVATNSQEAGDREEAHVQQVNSEPSFVADDNTRTSNVDMERSESSNVEEVDPSAENEILVENCVKIETLNQIVNVDNKEEVKEMELSVSKQMEKPLLKDFMSCKDDAASMSKKKPAVSSSKSSIYDKASKLPSTPAKPAPSVRAKKENTATPISKKSALESVERRKPTPKSTHKSMNFTPAREFNRITSSIIRKIDNSRVGSHSKSSKDCPTPSRTPMMMGSIAESKHPLATPQSEKRREKTPLHPSTSGSKTVRSKWHFLPKDCSMFMTSSRNRSQSPSASIPFSFRTEERAARRKEKLEEKFNAYQAQKVQLQVTLKEKAETELKRLRQSLCFKARPLPDFYKQRVAPNNQMEKVPLTHSESPEPGRKMTPSKIRSASQLPQWSSLKNSGSKDAMQKKSDNPRSLASRLKASPHENTSPNIQHE; the protein is encoded by the exons ATGGGGGACACAACTTGTGTCATGCAACCATTCTCTTACGCCGCAGGCATTTCTAATGACGCCAAAGAG GGGAACCCAATTCATGCGCTTGGACAGTCGATCTCGTTTGGGAGGTTCATGTCAGATTCCTTATCTTGGGAGAAGTGGTCAAGCTTCTCTCATAACCGATATGTTGAAGAGGCTGAGAAATTCTCAAGACCTGGCTCAGTTGCGCAGAAAAAGGCTTTCTTTGAAGCACATTACAGGAATCTTGCTGCAAGAAAGGCAGCAGCTTTGCTTGAGCAAGCAAATGCAGAAGCAAACAATGTGGAGGAGCCTGAAAATGAGGTTGGAATTCCTGATAAGACAACCCAAGATTCACTAACAGTGGCCACAAACTCCCAGGAAGCTGGTGATCGGGAAGAGGCACATGTCCAACAAGTAAATTCTGAACCAAGTTTTGTTGCCGATGACAATACTCGTACCTCTAATGTTGACATGGAAAGATCTGAAAGCAGCAATGTGGAAGAAGTTGACCCATCGGCTGAAAACGAGATTCTTGTGGAGAATTGTGTTAAGATCGAGACTTTAAACCAGATTGTGAATGTCGATAACAAGGAGGAGGTTAAGGAAATGGAGCTTAGTGTATCAAAACAAATGGAGAAACCTCTATTAAAG GATTTCATGTCTTGTAAAGATGATGCTGCATCAATGAGCAAGAAGAAACCAGCAGTCTCTTCCTCTAAGTCATCGATTTATGATAAAGCATCTAAGCTGCCATCCACTCCAGCTAAACCTGCACCTTCAGTTCGtgcgaaaaaagaaaacactgcTACTCCAATCAGCAAGAAGTCTGCATTAGAGTCAGTGGAAAGAAGAAAACCAACTCCAAAATCAACTCATAAGTCGATGAACTTCACTCCTGCCAGAGAATTCAATAGAATCACTTCATCAATTATCAGGAAGATTGATAATTCTAGAGTTGGTTCTCATTCTAAGTCATCTAAAGATTGCCCAACTCCTTCAAGAACTCCAATGATGATG GGGTCTATTGCGGAATCAAAGCATCCTTTAGCCACCCCTCAGTCAGAAAAAAGAAG GGaaaaaacacctcttcaccccTCGACATCAGGAAGCAAAACAGTTCGCTCAAAATGGCATTTCCTCCCAAAAGA TTGTTCAATGTTTATGACTTCCAGCAGAAACAGATCACAGTCCCCAAGTGCATCTATACCCTTCAGCTTCAGGACTGAAGAAAGAGCTGCAAGAAGAAAGGAG AAGCTGGAAGAAAAATTCAACGCCTATCAGGCACAAAAAGTGCAGCTGCAAGTAACACTTAAG GAAAAAGCAGAAACAGAACTTAAAAGACTGCGACAAAGCCTTTGCTTCAAGGCCAGGCCGCTACCTGATTTTTATAAACAGAGAGTAGCACCGAACAATCAGATGGAAAAG GTTCCACTGACTCATTCTGAATCACCTGAGCCTGGAAGAAAAATGACTCCCAGCAAGATACGGAGCGCCTCTCAACTTCCTCAATGGTCTTCACTCAAGAACAGTGGTTCCAAGGACGCAATGCAAAAGAAAAGTGATAACCCACGTTCTCTAGCTTCACGACTCAAAGCAAGTCCTCATGAGAATACATCTCCAAATATTCAGCATGAATGA
- the LOC118042878 gene encoding protein WVD2-like 7 isoform X2, producing the protein MGDTTCVMQPFSYAAGISNDAKEGNPIHALGQSISFGRFMSDSLSWEKWSSFSHNRYVEEAEKFSRPGSVAQKKAFFEAHYRNLAARKAAALLEQANAEANNVEEPENEVGIPDKTTQDSLTVATNSQEAGDREEAHVQQVNSEPSFVADDNTRTSNVDMERSESSNVEEVDPSAENEILVENCVKIETLNQIVNVDNKEEVKEMELSVSKQMEKPLLKDFMSCKDDAASMSKKKPAVSSSKSSIYDKASKLPSTPAKPAPSVRAKKENTATPISKKSALESVERRKPTPKSTHKSMNFTPAREFNRITSSIIRKIDNSRVGSHSKSSKDCPTPSRTPMMMGSIAESKHPLATPQSEKRREKTPLHPSTSGSKTVRSKWHFLPKENRSQSPSASIPFSFRTEERAARRKEKLEEKFNAYQAQKVQLQVTLKEKAETELKRLRQSLCFKARPLPDFYKQRVAPNNQMEKVPLTHSESPEPGRKMTPSKIRSASQLPQWSSLKNSGSKDAMQKKSDNPRSLASRLKASPHENTSPNIQHE; encoded by the exons ATGGGGGACACAACTTGTGTCATGCAACCATTCTCTTACGCCGCAGGCATTTCTAATGACGCCAAAGAG GGGAACCCAATTCATGCGCTTGGACAGTCGATCTCGTTTGGGAGGTTCATGTCAGATTCCTTATCTTGGGAGAAGTGGTCAAGCTTCTCTCATAACCGATATGTTGAAGAGGCTGAGAAATTCTCAAGACCTGGCTCAGTTGCGCAGAAAAAGGCTTTCTTTGAAGCACATTACAGGAATCTTGCTGCAAGAAAGGCAGCAGCTTTGCTTGAGCAAGCAAATGCAGAAGCAAACAATGTGGAGGAGCCTGAAAATGAGGTTGGAATTCCTGATAAGACAACCCAAGATTCACTAACAGTGGCCACAAACTCCCAGGAAGCTGGTGATCGGGAAGAGGCACATGTCCAACAAGTAAATTCTGAACCAAGTTTTGTTGCCGATGACAATACTCGTACCTCTAATGTTGACATGGAAAGATCTGAAAGCAGCAATGTGGAAGAAGTTGACCCATCGGCTGAAAACGAGATTCTTGTGGAGAATTGTGTTAAGATCGAGACTTTAAACCAGATTGTGAATGTCGATAACAAGGAGGAGGTTAAGGAAATGGAGCTTAGTGTATCAAAACAAATGGAGAAACCTCTATTAAAG GATTTCATGTCTTGTAAAGATGATGCTGCATCAATGAGCAAGAAGAAACCAGCAGTCTCTTCCTCTAAGTCATCGATTTATGATAAAGCATCTAAGCTGCCATCCACTCCAGCTAAACCTGCACCTTCAGTTCGtgcgaaaaaagaaaacactgcTACTCCAATCAGCAAGAAGTCTGCATTAGAGTCAGTGGAAAGAAGAAAACCAACTCCAAAATCAACTCATAAGTCGATGAACTTCACTCCTGCCAGAGAATTCAATAGAATCACTTCATCAATTATCAGGAAGATTGATAATTCTAGAGTTGGTTCTCATTCTAAGTCATCTAAAGATTGCCCAACTCCTTCAAGAACTCCAATGATGATG GGGTCTATTGCGGAATCAAAGCATCCTTTAGCCACCCCTCAGTCAGAAAAAAGAAG GGaaaaaacacctcttcaccccTCGACATCAGGAAGCAAAACAGTTCGCTCAAAATGGCATTTCCTCCCAAAAGA AAACAGATCACAGTCCCCAAGTGCATCTATACCCTTCAGCTTCAGGACTGAAGAAAGAGCTGCAAGAAGAAAGGAG AAGCTGGAAGAAAAATTCAACGCCTATCAGGCACAAAAAGTGCAGCTGCAAGTAACACTTAAG GAAAAAGCAGAAACAGAACTTAAAAGACTGCGACAAAGCCTTTGCTTCAAGGCCAGGCCGCTACCTGATTTTTATAAACAGAGAGTAGCACCGAACAATCAGATGGAAAAG GTTCCACTGACTCATTCTGAATCACCTGAGCCTGGAAGAAAAATGACTCCCAGCAAGATACGGAGCGCCTCTCAACTTCCTCAATGGTCTTCACTCAAGAACAGTGGTTCCAAGGACGCAATGCAAAAGAAAAGTGATAACCCACGTTCTCTAGCTTCACGACTCAAAGCAAGTCCTCATGAGAATACATCTCCAAATATTCAGCATGAATGA
- the LOC118042843 gene encoding peptidyl serine alpha-galactosyltransferase-like, with protein sequence MATLTVLMLVGFLFWIDGGSGLEQEAPYRIHTLFSVECQNYFDWQTVGLMHSFKKAQQPGPITRLLSCTDVEKKNYRGMHLAPTLEVPSMSKHPKTGDWYPAINKPAGIVHWLKHSKDADNVDWVVILDADMIIRGPIIPWELGAEKGRPVAAYYGYLVGCDNILAKLHTKHPELCDKVGGLLAMHIDDLRALAPLWLSKTEEVREDRTHWGTNFTGDIYGTGWISEMYGYSFGAAEVGLRHKISEDLMIYPGYTPRKGVEPILIHYGLPFSVGNWSFSKLDHHEDDIVYDCGRLFPEPPYPREVRLMASDLNKKRALFLNLECINTLNEGLLLQHAANGCSKPKWSRYLSFLKSKTFADLTRPKFLAPGGIETKEAANQGGNQEQAVDEPEKPHPKMHTIFSTECTPYFDWQTVGLVHSFHLSGQPGNITRLLSCKDEDLKQYAGHDLAPTHYVPSMSQHPLTGDWYPAINKPAAVLHWLNHADIDAEFIVILDADMILRGPITPWEFKAARGRPVSTPYDYLIGCDNELAKLHTRHPDACDKVGGVIIMHIDDLRKFALLWLHKTEEVRADKAHYSTNITGDIYASGWISEMYGYSFGAAELKLRHIINSEILIYPGYVPEPGVKYRVFHYGLEFKVGNWSFDKANWRDTDVVNKCWAKFPDPPDPLTLDRSNEDILQRDLLSIECGKTLNDALELHHKKRNCPDPHSLSTSKHDTGKEDSSSRKFGRFDGSNAVRSNPVATKNSEETSPPVPKDRLFGSLRFWVVALWMISGLGFLAVMFMVFSGRKSKGSKSKTYRSRRR encoded by the exons ATGGCTACACTCACGGTATTGATGCTGgtgggttttttgttttggattgatGGCGGGTCGGGTTTGGAGCAAGAGGCTCCGTATAGGATCCATACTTTGTTCTCTGTGGAGTGCCAGAATTACTTTGATTGGCAAACTGTGGGGCTTATGCATAGTTTCAAGAAGGCCCAGCAACCGGGACCTATAACCAGATTATTGAGTTGTACGGATGTGGAGAAAAAGAATTATAGAGGGATGCATTTGGCACCAACTCTTGAAGTTCCTTCTATGAGTAAACACCCCAAAACTGGTGATTg GTACCCTGCAATAAACAAACCCGCTGGAATAGTCCACTGGCTTAAACATAGTAAAGATGCAGATAACGTTGATTGGGTTGTCATTCTAGATGCAGACATGATCATTAGAGGTCCAATTATCCCTTGGGAACTTGGTGCAGAGAAAGGCAGGCCTGTAGCTGCATATTATGG ATACTTGGTTGGATGTGACAATATTCTAGCTAAATTGCACACAAAGCACCCTGAACTCTGTGACAAGGTTGGTGGGCTTTTAGCCATGCACATAGATGATCTTCGAGCATTAGCACCCTTGTGGCTTTCAAAGACAGAAGAAGTGCGTGAAGATAGAACTCATTGGGGAACCAATTTTACTGGCGACATCTACGGGACAGGATGGATAAGTGAGATGTATGGCTACTCATTTGGTGCTGCTGAA GTTGGACTTCGGCACAAGATCAGTGAGGACCTGATGATCTATCCAGGCTATACTCCACGAAAGGGCGTTGAGCCTATTCTAATACACTATGGCTTGCCATTTAGTGTGGGGAATTGGTCTTTTTCTAAATTGGATCACCATGAAGATGATATCGTCTATGATTGTGGTCGGCTCTTTCCCGAGCCTCCTTATCCTAGAGAG GTGCGGTTGATGGCATCTGATCTTAATAAAAAGCGAGccctatttttaaatttagagtGTATAAACACTTTGAATGAGGGACTTTTGTTACAGCATGCTGCAAATGGATGTTCTAAGCCTAAATGGTCAAGATACTTGAGTTTTTTGAAGAGCAAAACTTTTGCTGATCTAACTCGGCCAAAATTTCTTGCTCCTGGTGGCATAGAAACCAAGGAGGCTGCAAACCAAGGTGGAAACCAGGAGCAGGCCGTTGATGAACCTGAGAAACCACATCCAAAAATGCACACCATATTTTCCACAGAATGCACTCCTTACTTTGATTGGCAGACTGTAGGCCTTGTCCACAGTTTCCACCTGAGTGGCCAGCCTGGAAATATAACACGGCTTCTCAGCTGCAAGGATGAAGACTTAAAACAATATGCAGGCCATGATCTCGCTCCCACCCATTATGTTCCTTCCATGAGCCAGCATCCCCTTACAGGCGATTG GTATCCAGCAATTAATAAACCAGCTGCAGTCCTTCATTGGCTAAATCATGCAGATATTGATGCTGAGTTTATAGTTATTCTTGATGCTGACATGATTTTGAGAGGTCCAATTACACCATGGGAGTTCAAAGCTGCACGTGGCCGTCCGGTTTCAACTCCCTATGA CTACCTAATTGGTTGTGACAATGAGCTTGCTAAACTCCATACACGCCATCCAGATGCTTGTGACAAGGTTGGGGGTGTGATCATCATGCATATAGATGATCTCAGAAAATTTGCCTTGCTATGGTTGCATAAAACCGAGGAGGTGCGGGCTGACAAAGCTCATTACTCTACAAATATCACTGGAGATATTTATGCATCGGGCTGGATTAGTGAGATGTATGGATACTCATTTGGGGCAGCAGAG CTGAAACTGCGGCACATCATAAACAGCGAGATTTTAATATATCCAGGTTATGTCCCTGAGCCTGGTGTTAAGTATAGAGTTTTCCACTATGGCTTGGAGTTTAAAGTTGGGAATTGGAGTTTTGATAAGGCAAACTGGAGAGATACTGATGTGGTGAACAAATGCTGGGCTAAGTTTCCAGATCCACCTGATCCTTTAACACTCGATCGGTCTAATGAGGACATCTTACAAAGAGACCTACTTAGCATAGAATGTGGAAAGACACTGAATGACGCACTAGAACTGCATCATAAGAAGAGAAATTGCCCTGATCCCCACTCCTTATCCACCTCAAAACATGATACAGGAAAGGAAGATTCAAGTTCAAGGAAATTTGGCAGGTTTGATGGAAGTAATGCTGTAAGAAGCAACCCTGTGGCCACAAAAAACTCTGAGGAAACGTCTCCGCCTGTTCCAAAAGACAGGCTATTTGGTTCTTTGAGGTTCTGGGTTGTTGCTCTATGGATGATTTCAGGTTTGGGTTTCTTGGCTGTCATGTTCATGGTGTTTTCAGGCCGTAAAAGCAAGGGAAGTAAGAGTAAAACTTATAGAAGCAGAAGAAGATAA
- the LOC118042877 gene encoding uncharacterized protein isoform X1, translating to MVKRENIMFKSITSISWLPYLLLLRVHAPTICFFSATDLCFFFCFTSGSKGHCIFKLIIRSFEHEKEVHCSRERSRAAWKIIDEYLMPFVEKERYKISSRCRLHPENDLYRDQEQHKMHVDINEWRCGYCKKTFYEEKYLDKHFDNRHYDLLNVSHSKCLADVCGALHCDLVLDSVPHKTKCNPAATGRNKHLCESLADSCFPVNEGPSALRLNEFFLRQFCDAHTCSGGRKPFSKGGKKETSTLYVIISVLVLMLLALFYIFMYLYQRGIKRGSQGLKHISKSGQKKRS from the exons ATGGTTAAGCGTGAGAATATCATGTTTAAATCAATCACAAGCATTTCTTGGCTTCCCTACCTTCTTCTCCTTCGGGTTCATGCGCCAACCATTTGTTT TTTTTCTGCAACTGacctctgtttcttcttctgcttcacCTCAG GGTCAAAAGGACACTGCATCTTCAAG TTGATAATCAGAAGTTTTGAGCATGAGAAAGAAGTGCATTGTTCAAGAGAAAGGAGTAGGGCAGCATGGAAAATAATCGACGAG TATTTGATGCCCTTTGTGGAGAAAGAACGATATAAGATCTCGAGTAGGTGCAGGCTTCATCCAGAGAATGACTTATACAGAGATCAAGAACAGCATAAGATGCATGTAGATATAAATGAATGGCGATGTGGATACTGTAAGAAGACATTTTATGAAGAGAAGTACCTTGATAAGCATTTTGATAACAGACATTACGATCTGTTGAATGTG AGTCATAGCAAGTGCTTGGCAGATGTATGTGGTGCATTGCATTGTGATCTTGTGCTGGATTCTGTGCCACACAAGACCAAGTGCAATCCTGCTGCCACAGGACGGAATAAACATCTGTGTGAG AGTCTCGCTGATAGTTGTTTCCCAGTCAATGAGGGTCCTTCAGCTCTCCGTCTCAATG AGTTCTTTTTGCGCCAATTTTGCGATGCCCACACTTGCTCTGGAGGTCGGAAGCCATTTTCTAAAGGGGGGAAG AAGGAGACAAGCACACTATATGTTATAATTTCTGTTCTGGTTTTGATGCTTCTGGCACTTTTCTACATATTCATGTATTTGTACCAGAG GGGAATAAAAAGGGGCTCCCAAGGGCTGAAGCACATCTCAAAAAGTGGACAGAAGAAAAGGTCTTGA
- the LOC118042877 gene encoding uncharacterized protein isoform X5, translating to MRQPFVFFLQLTSVSSSASPQGQKDTASSSFEHEKEVHCSRERSRAAWKIIDEYLMPFVEKERYKISSRCRLHPENDLYRDQEQHKMHVDINEWRCGYCKKTFYEEKYLDKHFDNRHYDLLNVSHSKCLADVCGALHCDLVLDSVPHKTKCNPAATGRNKHLCESLADSCFPVNEGPSALRLNEFFLRQFCDAHTCSGGRKPFSKGGKKETSTLYVIISVLVLMLLALFYIFMYLYQRGIKRGSQGLKHISKSGQKKRS from the exons ATGCGCCAACCATTTGTTT TTTTTCTGCAACTGacctctgtttcttcttctgcttcacCTCAG GGTCAAAAGGACACTGCATCTTCAAG TTTTGAGCATGAGAAAGAAGTGCATTGTTCAAGAGAAAGGAGTAGGGCAGCATGGAAAATAATCGACGAG TATTTGATGCCCTTTGTGGAGAAAGAACGATATAAGATCTCGAGTAGGTGCAGGCTTCATCCAGAGAATGACTTATACAGAGATCAAGAACAGCATAAGATGCATGTAGATATAAATGAATGGCGATGTGGATACTGTAAGAAGACATTTTATGAAGAGAAGTACCTTGATAAGCATTTTGATAACAGACATTACGATCTGTTGAATGTG AGTCATAGCAAGTGCTTGGCAGATGTATGTGGTGCATTGCATTGTGATCTTGTGCTGGATTCTGTGCCACACAAGACCAAGTGCAATCCTGCTGCCACAGGACGGAATAAACATCTGTGTGAG AGTCTCGCTGATAGTTGTTTCCCAGTCAATGAGGGTCCTTCAGCTCTCCGTCTCAATG AGTTCTTTTTGCGCCAATTTTGCGATGCCCACACTTGCTCTGGAGGTCGGAAGCCATTTTCTAAAGGGGGGAAG AAGGAGACAAGCACACTATATGTTATAATTTCTGTTCTGGTTTTGATGCTTCTGGCACTTTTCTACATATTCATGTATTTGTACCAGAG GGGAATAAAAAGGGGCTCCCAAGGGCTGAAGCACATCTCAAAAAGTGGACAGAAGAAAAGGTCTTGA
- the LOC118042877 gene encoding uncharacterized protein isoform X4 — MRQPFVFFLQLTSVSSSASPQGQKDTASSRSFEHEKEVHCSRERSRAAWKIIDEYLMPFVEKERYKISSRCRLHPENDLYRDQEQHKMHVDINEWRCGYCKKTFYEEKYLDKHFDNRHYDLLNVSHSKCLADVCGALHCDLVLDSVPHKTKCNPAATGRNKHLCESLADSCFPVNEGPSALRLNEFFLRQFCDAHTCSGGRKPFSKGGKKETSTLYVIISVLVLMLLALFYIFMYLYQRGIKRGSQGLKHISKSGQKKRS; from the exons ATGCGCCAACCATTTGTTT TTTTTCTGCAACTGacctctgtttcttcttctgcttcacCTCAG GGTCAAAAGGACACTGCATCTTCAAG AAGTTTTGAGCATGAGAAAGAAGTGCATTGTTCAAGAGAAAGGAGTAGGGCAGCATGGAAAATAATCGACGAG TATTTGATGCCCTTTGTGGAGAAAGAACGATATAAGATCTCGAGTAGGTGCAGGCTTCATCCAGAGAATGACTTATACAGAGATCAAGAACAGCATAAGATGCATGTAGATATAAATGAATGGCGATGTGGATACTGTAAGAAGACATTTTATGAAGAGAAGTACCTTGATAAGCATTTTGATAACAGACATTACGATCTGTTGAATGTG AGTCATAGCAAGTGCTTGGCAGATGTATGTGGTGCATTGCATTGTGATCTTGTGCTGGATTCTGTGCCACACAAGACCAAGTGCAATCCTGCTGCCACAGGACGGAATAAACATCTGTGTGAG AGTCTCGCTGATAGTTGTTTCCCAGTCAATGAGGGTCCTTCAGCTCTCCGTCTCAATG AGTTCTTTTTGCGCCAATTTTGCGATGCCCACACTTGCTCTGGAGGTCGGAAGCCATTTTCTAAAGGGGGGAAG AAGGAGACAAGCACACTATATGTTATAATTTCTGTTCTGGTTTTGATGCTTCTGGCACTTTTCTACATATTCATGTATTTGTACCAGAG GGGAATAAAAAGGGGCTCCCAAGGGCTGAAGCACATCTCAAAAAGTGGACAGAAGAAAAGGTCTTGA
- the LOC118042877 gene encoding uncharacterized protein isoform X3 gives MGLTRKQLTILFLCLCFTVFLQLTSVSSSASPQGQKDTASSSFEHEKEVHCSRERSRAAWKIIDEYLMPFVEKERYKISSRCRLHPENDLYRDQEQHKMHVDINEWRCGYCKKTFYEEKYLDKHFDNRHYDLLNVSHSKCLADVCGALHCDLVLDSVPHKTKCNPAATGRNKHLCESLADSCFPVNEGPSALRLNEFFLRQFCDAHTCSGGRKPFSKGGKKETSTLYVIISVLVLMLLALFYIFMYLYQRGIKRGSQGLKHISKSGQKKRS, from the exons ATGGGATTGACAAGAAAACAGCTTACTATTCTTTTTCTCTGTCTCTGCTTTACAGTTTTTCTGCAACTGacctctgtttcttcttctgcttcacCTCAG GGTCAAAAGGACACTGCATCTTCAAG TTTTGAGCATGAGAAAGAAGTGCATTGTTCAAGAGAAAGGAGTAGGGCAGCATGGAAAATAATCGACGAG TATTTGATGCCCTTTGTGGAGAAAGAACGATATAAGATCTCGAGTAGGTGCAGGCTTCATCCAGAGAATGACTTATACAGAGATCAAGAACAGCATAAGATGCATGTAGATATAAATGAATGGCGATGTGGATACTGTAAGAAGACATTTTATGAAGAGAAGTACCTTGATAAGCATTTTGATAACAGACATTACGATCTGTTGAATGTG AGTCATAGCAAGTGCTTGGCAGATGTATGTGGTGCATTGCATTGTGATCTTGTGCTGGATTCTGTGCCACACAAGACCAAGTGCAATCCTGCTGCCACAGGACGGAATAAACATCTGTGTGAG AGTCTCGCTGATAGTTGTTTCCCAGTCAATGAGGGTCCTTCAGCTCTCCGTCTCAATG AGTTCTTTTTGCGCCAATTTTGCGATGCCCACACTTGCTCTGGAGGTCGGAAGCCATTTTCTAAAGGGGGGAAG AAGGAGACAAGCACACTATATGTTATAATTTCTGTTCTGGTTTTGATGCTTCTGGCACTTTTCTACATATTCATGTATTTGTACCAGAG GGGAATAAAAAGGGGCTCCCAAGGGCTGAAGCACATCTCAAAAAGTGGACAGAAGAAAAGGTCTTGA
- the LOC118042877 gene encoding uncharacterized protein isoform X2, which yields MGLTRKQLTILFLCLCFTVFLQLTSVSSSASPQGQKDTASSRSFEHEKEVHCSRERSRAAWKIIDEYLMPFVEKERYKISSRCRLHPENDLYRDQEQHKMHVDINEWRCGYCKKTFYEEKYLDKHFDNRHYDLLNVSHSKCLADVCGALHCDLVLDSVPHKTKCNPAATGRNKHLCESLADSCFPVNEGPSALRLNEFFLRQFCDAHTCSGGRKPFSKGGKKETSTLYVIISVLVLMLLALFYIFMYLYQRGIKRGSQGLKHISKSGQKKRS from the exons ATGGGATTGACAAGAAAACAGCTTACTATTCTTTTTCTCTGTCTCTGCTTTACAGTTTTTCTGCAACTGacctctgtttcttcttctgcttcacCTCAG GGTCAAAAGGACACTGCATCTTCAAG AAGTTTTGAGCATGAGAAAGAAGTGCATTGTTCAAGAGAAAGGAGTAGGGCAGCATGGAAAATAATCGACGAG TATTTGATGCCCTTTGTGGAGAAAGAACGATATAAGATCTCGAGTAGGTGCAGGCTTCATCCAGAGAATGACTTATACAGAGATCAAGAACAGCATAAGATGCATGTAGATATAAATGAATGGCGATGTGGATACTGTAAGAAGACATTTTATGAAGAGAAGTACCTTGATAAGCATTTTGATAACAGACATTACGATCTGTTGAATGTG AGTCATAGCAAGTGCTTGGCAGATGTATGTGGTGCATTGCATTGTGATCTTGTGCTGGATTCTGTGCCACACAAGACCAAGTGCAATCCTGCTGCCACAGGACGGAATAAACATCTGTGTGAG AGTCTCGCTGATAGTTGTTTCCCAGTCAATGAGGGTCCTTCAGCTCTCCGTCTCAATG AGTTCTTTTTGCGCCAATTTTGCGATGCCCACACTTGCTCTGGAGGTCGGAAGCCATTTTCTAAAGGGGGGAAG AAGGAGACAAGCACACTATATGTTATAATTTCTGTTCTGGTTTTGATGCTTCTGGCACTTTTCTACATATTCATGTATTTGTACCAGAG GGGAATAAAAAGGGGCTCCCAAGGGCTGAAGCACATCTCAAAAAGTGGACAGAAGAAAAGGTCTTGA